TAATGGAATGGTATTTATTAAAAGCTGGACTTATCTTTCGGTGACACACTAAAGGTTGTTTGTCTAAATTATAAAAATAATAGGAACCGTGCCAGTTAGTGGCGGTCCATAACTCTGTCGCTAGCGTTGCAGGATTTACATCCTCTAAAAGTAAAAATTTGTGTTCAGCTGGGGAAGGAAGTTGAACGCAAAGTAATAAATGGGCAGAGATATGATTCTACGTAAGAAAAAATTAGCATCCGTATTTAAACAACCGATAGTCAATCGCACATTAATGGCAGTGGTATTAGCCGGTGTCAGTTCTAATGCTTTCAGTCATGGTTATGTTGAGGCCGCTGACGGTGGTGTAGCTTCTGCGCGCGGTACTTTGTGTAAATACGCATTAGATACCGGTGAAATGAACTTGAATTGCGGTGCAGTTCAGTGGGAACCTCAGAGTATTGAAGGTCCTGAAGGCTTTCCCGATAGCGGCCCTGCCGATGGGCAGATTGCCAGTGGAGGAAGCAGTGCCTGGTCTGAGCTTAATGAACAGACATCAGATCGCTGGGTAAAAAATTATATTAGCTCCGGTTGGCAAACCTTTAAATGGTACTTCACCGCCAATCATGTAACTCGTGATTGGAAATACTATATTACTAAAGAAGATTGGAATCCGAATTCAGTCTTGACTCGTGATCAATTTGATCTCGATCCATTCTGTGAGATAGATGGCAATTATGAACAGCCAGATGTAAATACAACTCATGAGTGTCAGGTGCCGGATCGCGAGGGCTATCATGTAATTCTGGCTGTTTGGGATGTGGGTGATACGGTTAACGCTTTCTACAATGTTATCGATGTAGAGTTCGATGGCGATAATGTCACTAATACCGAGTGGAGCGCTGCGGGTACCATCAATCCGACGCAGGACTTGAACGTTGGCGATAAAGTATATACCCGCGTATTTGATGGCTCAGGTGAAAACTCATCTTACAGCACTGTTTTGGAAATTGCCTCCGAAGAGCAGGGCATCGCTGAAAACTGGTCACACGATTTGGCTGAGTTGATTAATGCAGAGCAGACCGATATCCGTGCCGGTGATTTTGATGGTGATAATAGTTTTGAACCTCT
This DNA window, taken from Microbulbifer sp. VAAF005, encodes the following:
- the gbpA gene encoding N-acetylglucosamine-binding protein GbpA, giving the protein MILRKKKLASVFKQPIVNRTLMAVVLAGVSSNAFSHGYVEAADGGVASARGTLCKYALDTGEMNLNCGAVQWEPQSIEGPEGFPDSGPADGQIASGGSSAWSELNEQTSDRWVKNYISSGWQTFKWYFTANHVTRDWKYYITKEDWNPNSVLTRDQFDLDPFCEIDGNYEQPDVNTTHECQVPDREGYHVILAVWDVGDTVNAFYNVIDVEFDGDNVTNTEWSAAGTINPTQDLNVGDKVYTRVFDGSGENSSYSTVLEIASEEQGIAENWSHDLAELINAEQTDIRAGDFDGDNSFEPLYGINRIYLKDGSGLENVEIGYELSEEEPSYEVTVSGLESEYTITGGAISLDLALSATGDVSVEVTVVNHGGDTLASYSNNIDDGDTASTSLTLSETVAGHHMVVVVVKDRDGNMVDQNTLNFYLVEDTSGDDDSSNGDDDTSNGGDDSSNGDDDTSNGDDDTSNGDDDTSNGDDDSSNDDDQSSSDQDYDYVFPRGHRNYAAGTKVLGRDGNVYECKDSAYSHYCKEVKRGAVQFEPGVGGNWEILWERL